In the Moritella sp. F3 genome, one interval contains:
- a CDS encoding HlyD family secretion protein, translating to MLEGLAVWALLIYLLRLIGMPWNLYSKAFAYIGGSAWLLFVWVGLITYTPMDLSGGSLVQSPHIQLRPGSTQVTGNIKAIHVKPNQQVTKGQLIYELEDQVYQIALNKAAAQVQSAEVALSSSLDDVRINESKYAIANKEIKINLDEQVEIEADLNWKSTTLQRYIDQNKVAAFTITESKLDEQKTAVQVASAKLTVLRSQAEKLILNAQQAQLNTLKSGHAVNSRKADVANQTEVYAQAQWNLDNTRVYAPADGYLTNFIIREGQYIGALPRIQMYTNEKYVLMRVNHQAIRNIKVGQGAEFSSAVYPGHIFAAEVEGIIEATGEAQGSLLAKETPVRATTGQNVMNKHHFVRLKLIETEDYDIPVGAVGLAWISGAKPIAFLGFLDVIRGIIIRMKSQIYYFYSM from the coding sequence ATGTTAGAAGGTTTAGCTGTCTGGGCATTACTGATCTATTTATTACGCTTAATTGGTATGCCATGGAATCTGTATTCTAAAGCTTTTGCTTATATTGGTGGTTCTGCGTGGTTATTATTCGTCTGGGTAGGCTTAATTACCTATACTCCAATGGACTTATCGGGTGGTTCGTTAGTGCAGTCCCCGCATATTCAATTACGTCCAGGTTCAACGCAGGTAACTGGTAATATTAAAGCGATTCATGTAAAGCCTAATCAACAGGTGACTAAAGGCCAGCTTATCTATGAACTTGAAGATCAGGTTTATCAGATTGCATTAAATAAAGCCGCGGCGCAGGTGCAGAGCGCTGAAGTTGCTTTATCATCATCACTTGATGACGTACGTATTAATGAATCTAAATATGCAATTGCCAATAAAGAGATTAAAATTAACCTCGATGAGCAAGTTGAAATCGAAGCAGACCTTAATTGGAAAAGCACGACATTACAGCGCTATATTGATCAGAATAAAGTCGCTGCGTTTACCATTACAGAAAGTAAGTTAGATGAGCAAAAAACGGCAGTGCAAGTTGCTAGCGCCAAATTAACGGTATTACGTTCACAAGCAGAAAAATTGATATTAAATGCGCAGCAAGCGCAGCTTAATACGCTCAAGTCCGGCCATGCCGTAAATAGCCGTAAAGCGGATGTCGCAAATCAAACGGAAGTGTATGCACAAGCGCAGTGGAATTTAGATAATACCCGTGTTTATGCGCCGGCAGATGGTTACTTAACTAATTTTATTATTCGGGAAGGTCAATACATAGGTGCGTTGCCGCGTATTCAAATGTATACCAATGAAAAATATGTGTTAATGCGTGTTAATCATCAAGCTATTCGTAATATAAAAGTGGGCCAAGGGGCTGAGTTTTCCTCCGCTGTTTATCCTGGTCATATTTTTGCTGCCGAAGTGGAAGGGATCATAGAAGCAACTGGTGAAGCACAAGGTTCATTACTGGCAAAAGAGACTCCTGTTCGCGCGACCACAGGGCAGAACGTAATGAATAAACATCATTTTGTACGTTTAAAGCTAATTGAAACTGAGGATTATGACATCCCAGTTGGCGCCGTGGGTCTCGCTTGGATCAGTGGTGCTAAGCCGATTGCATTCCTCGGCTTCCTTGATGTGATCCGTGGTATTATTATCCGCATGAAATCACAAATATACTACTTCTATTCGATGTAA
- a CDS encoding GAF domain-containing sensor histidine kinase, with protein MREPPIIDKADLSIEQFTIEMSNWLLENDTADLANAIEFALSAFMPYIQTQRMSLVRLTPDNRFEGALAVAAPGYKPVSLPAHGLYSPYLAQISKGEIIIAEGNMADIIQHDELLIKEMQGIIAHVVVPFRVKGRIWGGITASRYLEPIHWDKDYISRIRSFGQILASTYERYAYWEKLQHKNQQLELLSRHLMDNQENERRMLSRELHDNFSQRMALLTIKASRLSNTLITDSEKQSANILHNEIQGLAKDMQALSRSLHPAILEDLGLLTALKSECRRLSTIKDIDIQTLFDPLPALNKELSLNLYRILQETLNNVAKHAQASAVFVSLQYSDTDLHFQIIDDGIGCDLNLNQNNGSIGLISIRERAQLFNGTAVFNSPGDGGFIVDIMIPAIKEYYE; from the coding sequence ATGCGTGAACCACCAATAATTGACAAAGCAGACTTAAGCATTGAGCAATTTACCATTGAAATGTCAAATTGGTTATTAGAAAACGATACCGCAGATTTAGCCAATGCGATTGAGTTTGCACTCAGCGCTTTTATGCCATACATTCAAACACAACGCATGTCGTTAGTACGCTTAACACCAGACAATCGTTTTGAAGGAGCACTCGCAGTGGCTGCTCCGGGTTATAAACCAGTTTCTTTACCGGCTCATGGACTCTACTCACCTTACTTAGCACAAATCAGTAAAGGGGAAATAATTATTGCCGAGGGTAATATGGCCGATATTATCCAACATGATGAGCTGCTAATCAAAGAAATGCAGGGGATAATTGCGCACGTTGTTGTGCCCTTTCGCGTTAAAGGTCGTATTTGGGGTGGCATCACAGCAAGCCGTTATCTAGAACCAATACACTGGGATAAAGATTATATCTCTAGGATACGTAGTTTTGGCCAGATCCTAGCGTCAACCTATGAACGTTATGCCTATTGGGAAAAGCTACAACATAAAAATCAACAACTCGAACTATTATCGCGCCATTTGATGGATAACCAAGAGAATGAACGTCGCATGTTATCCCGCGAGCTACATGACAATTTTTCACAGCGGATGGCACTACTCACCATTAAAGCATCGCGATTATCCAATACCTTAATTACCGACAGTGAAAAACAATCCGCTAATATTCTCCACAACGAGATCCAAGGGTTGGCGAAAGACATGCAAGCGCTATCACGCTCTTTACACCCCGCTATTTTAGAAGATCTAGGGTTGTTAACGGCATTAAAATCAGAGTGCAGACGTCTATCAACCATTAAAGATATTGATATTCAAACGCTATTTGATCCGCTCCCAGCGTTAAATAAAGAACTGTCCTTAAATCTATACCGAATTTTACAAGAAACACTCAACAACGTCGCCAAGCATGCTCAAGCATCAGCAGTGTTTGTGTCCCTGCAATACAGCGATACCGACCTGCACTTTCAAATTATTGATGATGGCATTGGCTGCGATTTAAATTTAAATCAAAATAACGGGAGTATTGGATTAATTAGTATTCGGGAGCGTGCGCAGCTATTTAATGGCACTGCAGTATTCAACTCTCCTGGAGATGGCGGTTTTATCGTCGATATAATGATCCCTGCTATAAAGGAATATTATGAGTAA
- a CDS encoding DUF924 family protein encodes MYKDVIKFWFEEINPAKWWVKDVAFDQTILARFSELHQRAIAGELFHWRRSAEGRLAEIIILDQFSRNMFRDTPRAFSADNMALVLAQEAVACGADRELSQLQCSFLYMPFMHSESAVIHQQAVFLYKGNDIQSNLDFELKHQVIIDRFGRYPHRNTILGRESTAAELDFLATPGSSF; translated from the coding sequence ATGTATAAAGATGTAATTAAATTTTGGTTTGAAGAGATTAATCCAGCTAAGTGGTGGGTTAAAGATGTTGCATTTGATCAAACTATTTTGGCTCGTTTTAGCGAATTGCATCAACGTGCTATTGCGGGGGAATTATTTCATTGGCGCCGTAGTGCCGAAGGAAGATTAGCTGAAATTATCATTTTGGATCAGTTTTCTCGAAATATGTTCCGTGATACGCCAAGAGCATTTTCTGCCGATAATATGGCCTTAGTACTTGCCCAAGAAGCGGTTGCTTGCGGTGCTGATAGAGAACTTTCGCAGTTGCAATGCAGTTTTTTGTATATGCCTTTTATGCATAGCGAATCAGCTGTCATTCATCAACAAGCGGTATTTCTATATAAAGGTAATGATATTCAGTCGAACCTTGATTTTGAATTAAAGCACCAAGTGATTATTGACCGCTTTGGTCGTTATCCACACCGTAATACCATTCTAGGGCGAGAGTCGACAGCCGCTGAACTCGACTTTCTTGCAACACCTGGTTCAAGTTTCTAA
- a CDS encoding BatD family protein, whose translation MMRFIYTVICCLVLQLGMVHVVQAMTVQDLLQQNKLQIKAWIEPSSENLDGTLKSLDIIGSEFAPRQQVDLYIQVKTDRWFAAGTYISPFSVDNSLVLQRNKLANNYAQREKGITWSIQEWQLTLYPQLSGEYIVPAIPVSVSIASAPGEKVTGHILTTPLSFNVALPDARLSEDVNWVAAPELTFSQEWNIEVNSELKVGDAITRTVTIAGRDTSIMLLPDFTPFQSDRVQSYRDKDNAQDSQNRDGFYASKTIIHTYIIQKNGQLDLPALSLLWWNTETQTLQPLTVSGGQWSVQHTPASFVRAYRIWILSCLIIGGLVIYTAYRLWQQYQHAKLPYWLMFIVNVYRQQWPLCTRDLYNQHYKYSGNTQLRQPGSRGSYRADPAFKPQGSQPNSGSSEGNCKGHHEGDSTGQLIAAWSEWQYGARSRWQSHSIKQQRLFLALWLAIRKK comes from the coding sequence ATGATGCGATTTATTTATACGGTTATTTGTTGCTTGGTTTTGCAGTTGGGTATGGTTCATGTTGTTCAAGCGATGACAGTGCAAGATTTGTTACAGCAAAATAAATTACAAATTAAGGCATGGATCGAACCTTCGTCAGAAAATCTTGATGGCACTCTTAAATCTCTTGATATTATTGGCTCTGAGTTTGCCCCTCGCCAGCAAGTTGATTTATATATTCAGGTTAAAACTGACCGTTGGTTTGCGGCAGGGACGTACATCAGTCCCTTTAGTGTCGATAATAGCTTAGTGTTGCAACGTAATAAATTAGCGAATAATTATGCTCAACGTGAAAAAGGTATCACTTGGTCAATACAAGAGTGGCAGTTAACACTTTACCCGCAACTGAGTGGCGAATATATCGTGCCTGCTATTCCTGTGAGTGTGAGTATTGCTAGTGCGCCGGGAGAAAAAGTAACCGGGCATATTCTCACTACGCCGTTGAGCTTTAATGTGGCTTTACCTGATGCTCGGTTAAGCGAAGATGTAAATTGGGTTGCAGCCCCGGAGTTGACGTTTAGCCAAGAGTGGAATATTGAAGTTAATAGTGAATTAAAAGTCGGGGACGCGATCACGCGAACTGTGACGATAGCGGGCAGAGATACTAGTATTATGTTGCTACCTGACTTTACCCCTTTTCAATCTGATCGTGTGCAATCTTATCGTGATAAAGATAATGCGCAAGATAGTCAGAACCGCGATGGTTTTTACGCCAGTAAAACCATTATCCACACTTATATTATTCAGAAAAATGGCCAATTGGATTTACCCGCCTTAAGTCTGTTGTGGTGGAATACTGAAACGCAAACTCTACAGCCTTTAACTGTGTCTGGCGGGCAATGGTCGGTACAGCATACACCTGCTAGTTTTGTCCGTGCTTATCGGATTTGGATATTAAGTTGTCTTATTATAGGGGGACTGGTTATTTATACAGCCTACCGTTTATGGCAACAATATCAGCATGCCAAACTGCCTTATTGGTTGATGTTTATCGTTAACGTTTATCGTCAACAATGGCCGTTGTGCACGCGTGATTTATACAATCAGCATTATAAATACAGTGGCAATACGCAATTACGCCAGCCTGGATCTCGAGGATCTTATCGTGCTGATCCAGCGTTTAAACCACAAGGTTCACAACCAAATAGCGGTAGTTCGGAAGGCAACTGTAAAGGTCATCATGAAGGTGATAGCACTGGCCAGCTCATTGCTGCGTGGTCTGAATGGCAATATGGCGCGAGATCGAGATGGCAGTCACATTCTATCAAACAACAGAGGCTGTTTTTAGCCTTGTGGCTAGCGATACGTAAAAAGTAA
- a CDS encoding MFS transporter gives MPFVGTGFDTGLHIVAAVVLIATVAAAGIGFWKFHEVPIQQAHKNSHQQLTLITTLTWIGFIWHWVWVLAVIVAFVDAEQAIAKVRDIWKSEENKSC, from the coding sequence ATGCCTTTTGTAGGCACTGGCTTTGACACTGGATTACATATTGTTGCTGCTGTTGTTCTTATTGCAACGGTCGCTGCTGCAGGGATTGGCTTTTGGAAGTTCCACGAGGTGCCGATTCAACAGGCTCATAAGAATAGCCATCAACAATTGACACTGATAACCACATTAACTTGGATTGGCTTTATTTGGCATTGGGTATGGGTATTAGCAGTCATCGTTGCGTTTGTAGATGCAGAGCAAGCCATTGCTAAAGTGCGTGATATTTGGAAGTCAGAGGAGAATAAATCATGTTAG
- a CDS encoding response regulator transcription factor, with protein MSNIVLADDHLIVAQGIASILQPEHRILAIAKNGIELVELVKQHEPDLVITDISMPDMTGIAAIAALKRINKTVKIICLTMHEEQEYAESAIAAGAQGYVLKHEASESLVEAVNQVLKGETYLSTSVTVNTEKPQLSSRQISVLRLLAQGKSARQVADELFISPRTVEFHKYSMMKLISAKTSAELIQYAINHGLMD; from the coding sequence ATGAGTAATATAGTTTTAGCCGATGACCATTTAATCGTGGCACAAGGCATCGCCAGTATTTTACAACCTGAGCATCGCATTCTCGCTATTGCCAAAAATGGCATAGAGTTAGTGGAGCTCGTTAAGCAACATGAACCTGATTTAGTTATCACCGATATCAGCATGCCAGACATGACTGGCATTGCCGCGATAGCCGCATTAAAGCGTATCAATAAAACCGTAAAGATAATTTGTCTCACTATGCATGAAGAGCAAGAATATGCCGAAAGTGCGATAGCCGCAGGCGCGCAAGGCTACGTATTAAAACATGAAGCGAGCGAAAGCTTAGTTGAAGCGGTAAACCAAGTATTAAAAGGCGAGACTTATCTTTCAACCTCAGTAACAGTGAACACTGAAAAGCCTCAATTATCCTCTCGTCAAATCAGCGTTTTACGATTATTAGCACAAGGTAAATCGGCACGCCAAGTTGCTGATGAATTATTTATTTCGCCACGAACCGTCGAGTTTCATAAGTACTCCATGATGAAATTGATCAGTGCTAAAACCAGTGCTGAGTTGATCCAATACGCGATTAATCACGGCTTGATGGACTAA